One window of the Nothobranchius furzeri strain GRZ-AD chromosome 3, NfurGRZ-RIMD1, whole genome shotgun sequence genome contains the following:
- the slc2a9l1 gene encoding solute carrier family 2 member 9, like 1 — translation METLVQQLTKGTSLFLIITLGLGGSFQNGYHLTSPSSPSPYIQRFINSSWYDRYSEPPHPQTVTMIWSLVVSMYAVGGLFGAASVNFISRRLGRKKAIICSSLISIVGMVTMLTSKYANTFEMIIVARILYGYSSGLGGSIHLIYLGEISPRRIRGPVTLTYVIFLSLGKLSGQIFGLSEILGREDMWNVLLSVPACFSLAQVAVLPFLPEAPRYLFIEKRDDEACKKALQRLWGKGEYKQEMEEMLTEQLALEAAHLKSLLQLLKDRAARWQLITMSIIGYCNQLSGTLAISTFAFDVFLEVGIPKDDIRYATLGLGVSEILTSIFCGFLIELTGRRPLLWRGYAVTAACWILVTITLNLKDLGPWIPYVTATLIFLFQVSFRGGPGAVASTLRSELFVQSDRLAAFVLMGLQCWFLIALLGLVFPFIINSLGSYCFVLFGCVCLLGSLYTFFLLPETKGKTLLEISEEFKAITVCGKSFSEEKKVETRL, via the exons ATGGAAACTTTGGTCCAGCAGCTG ACTAAAGGCACCAGCCTGTTCCTTATCATCACTTTGGGCCTCGGCGGAAGCTTTCAGAACGGTTACCACCTGACCAGCCCAAGTTCTCCTTCACCT TACATTCAGCGCTTCATCAACAGCAGCTGGTACGACCGATACAGCGAGCCTCCTCATCCGCAGACGGTCACAATGATTTGGTCTCTCGTCGTCTCGATGTATGCTGTCGGGGGACTCTTTGGTGCTGCCAGCGTCAATTTTATCTCACGCAGGCTTGGAAG AAAAAAGGCAATAATCTGCAGCAGCCTCATTTCCATCGTCGGCATGGTGACCATGCTCACAAGCAAATACGCCAACACGTTTGAAATGATCATTGTTGCAAGAATCCTGTATGGATACTCATCAG GTTTAGGAGGAAGCATCCATTTAATCTATCTTGGGGAGATTTCACCCAGGAGGATCAGAGGTCCTGTAACTCTCACGTACGTCATTTTTCTTTCTCTTGGGAAACTATCTGGACAGATTTTTGGATTAAG TGAGATACTTGGTCGAGAGGACATGTGGAATGTCCTCCTCTCTGTCCCTGCGTGTTTCTCATTGGCTCAGGTTGCAGTGCTGCCTTTTCTTCCCGAGGCTCCCAGATATTTATTCATAGAGAAACGAGATGACGAGGCCTGCAAAAAAG CTCTCCAGCGTCTGTGGGGAAAAGGCGAGTACAAGCAAGAAATGGAGGAAATGTTGACCGAGCAGCTGGCCCTGGAAGCAGCTCACCTAAAAAGCTTGCTGCAGCTGCTGAAGGACAGGGCTGCCCGATGGCAGCTCATCACCATGTCCATCATCGGCTACTGCAACCAGCTGTCTGGCACGCTGGCG ATTAGCACCTTCGCTTTTGACGTCTTCCTGGAGGTGGGCATTCCAAAAGACGACATCCGCTATGCCACTCTGGGTCTTGGTGTGTCAGAAATCCTCACCTCCATCTTCTGT GGTTTTCTGATTGAGCTCACAGGGAGGAGACCGTTGCTCTGGAGAGGCTACGCTGTCACGGCTGCCTGCTGGATCCTGGTCACCATCACACTCAatctgaaa GATTTAGGCCCCTGGATTCCATATGTCACTGCTACTCTGATCTTCCTCTTCCAGGTCTCCTTTCGTGGAGGACCTG GTGCAGTTGCTTCTACACTCAGAAGTGAGCTCTTCGTCCAGTCTGATCGCCTGGCCGCATTTGTGCTCATGGGGCTGCAGTGCTGGTTCTTGATCGCACTGTTGGGACTAGTTTTTCCCTTTATAATT AACTCCCTGGGTTCGTACTGCTTTGTGCTGTTTGGCTGCGTGTGTCTGCTGGGTAGCCTTTACACCTTCTTCCTCCTGCCTGAGACTAAAGGGAAGACCCTGCTGGAGATCTCAGAGGAGTTTAAAGCCATCACTGTCTGTGGAAAGTCCTTCTCAGAGGAAAAGAAAGTGGAGACCAGGCTGTAA
- the psmd6 gene encoding 26S proteasome non-ATPase regulatory subunit 6 yields MPLENLEEEGLPKNPDLRIAQLKFLLTMDGHRQDAKVKTELMDAIKANNMAPYYEGLCKELKWQLDTELLSKMKKANEEELKRLDDVLEDAEKNLGESEIRDAMMAKAEYLIRIGDKEGALTAFRKTYDKTVALGHRLDIVFYLLRIGLFYMDSDLITRNSEKAKSLIEEGGDWDRRNRLKVYQGLYCVAIRDFKQAAELFLDTVSTFTSYELMDYKTFVTYTVYVCMIALKRPDLREKVIKGAEILEVLHSLPAVRQYLFSLYECRYSVFFQSLALVEQEMKKDWLFAPHYRYYVREMRIQAYSQLLESYRSLTLGYMAEAFGVSTEFIDQELSRFIAAGRLHCKIDKVNEIVETNRPDSKNWQYQETIKKGDLLLNRVQKLSRVINM; encoded by the exons ATGCCACTGGAAAATCTTGAGGAGGAGGGTTTACCCAAGAACCCGGATCTGAGGATAGCTCAGCTGAAGTTTCTGCTCACAATGGACGGTCACCGACAGGATGCTAAAGTGAAGACTGAGCTCATGGACGCTATCAAAGCTAACA ATATGGCTCCATACTATGAGGGTCTCTGTAAAGAGCTGAAGTGGCAGCTGGACACAGAGCTGCTGAGTAAAATGAAGAAGGCCAACGAAGAGGAGCTGAAGCGTCTTGATGATGTTCTGGAGGATGCAGAGAAGAATCTGGGAGAGAGTGAGATACGAGACGCCATGATGGCCAAAGCTGAGTATCTAATCAGAATTGGAGATAAG GAGGGCGCTTTAACAGCCTTCAGAAAGACTTACGACAAAACGGTGGCTCTGGGCCACAGATTAGACATTGTCTTCTACCTGCTGAGGATCGGCCTGTTCTACATGGATAGTGACCTCATCACACGCAACTCTGAGAAGGCCAAAAG CCTGATAGAGGAAGGAGGAGACTGGGACAGAAGGAACCGTCTGAAGGTTTACCAGGGTCTCTACTGTGTGGCCATTAGGGATTTCAAGCAAGCTGCTGAGCTCTTCCTTGACACAGTTTCTACGTTCACCTCCTACGAACTCATGGACTACAAAACCTTTGTTACTTACACCGTCTATGTCTGCATGATTGCTCTGAAAAGGCCTGACCTTCGAGAAAAG gtaATAAAGGGAGCAGAGATTTTGGAGGTGCTGCACAGCCTGCCCGCTGTCCGCCAGTACCTCTTCTCACTCTACGAGTGTCGTTACTCTGTTTTCTTCCAGTCCCTGG CCCTGGTGGAGCAGGAGATGAAGAAAGACTGGCTGTTTGCCCCTCACTACCGCTACTATGTGAGAGAGATGAGAATCCAGGCCTACAGCCAGCTTCTGGAGTCGTACCGCTCCCTGACTCTGGGATACATGGCTGAGGCCTTCGGTGTCAGCACAGAGTTCATTGACCA AGAACTGTCCCGCTTCATAGCGGCCGGGCGGCTGCACTGTAAGATCGATAAAGTTAACGAGATAGTGGAAACCAACAG ACCCGATAGTAAAAACTGGCAGTACCAGGAAACCATCAAGAAGGGCGACTTGCTGCTCAACAGAGTCCAGAAGTTGTCTCGAGTCATTAACATGTAA
- the prickle2b gene encoding prickle-like protein 2b isoform X2 codes for MPVEMEKAVTKLMYDFQRNSTSDDDSGCSLEEYAWVPPGLKPEQVHHYYSSLPEDKVPYVNSPGEKYRIRQLLHQLPPHDNEVRYCNSLDDEEKRELKLFSNQRKRENLGRGNVRPFPVTMMGAICEQCGGQINGGDIAVFASRAGHAVCWHPACFVCSTCKELLVDLIYFHQDGKIYCGRHHAERLKPRCTACDEIILADECTEAEGRHWHMKHFCCFECETVLGGQRYIMKEGRPYCCSCFESLYAEYCDSCGDHIGIDQGQMTYDGQHWHATEGCFCCARCKRSLLGRPFLPKQGQIFCSRSCSLGEEPNGSDSSDSAFQSARSTRESRRSSKTTKSGGGGVGGGQSDRYSEEVDPLSIQMDLLSLSSQTPSLTREPPSWQNQEQMGDGYSYLSPSDPIASPTPLQLLSQCNVRSSFNSTCSAQNNQQQDHRTKENGGLKRPRLSAMKGHSLNEMWFQPAVPEEHYPPKLRTQKSVIEVSHCTQHHNGFSSDKRSISLHGIQKDRDGAAPTTAQVARSRNPISALNFPDQLTPLEQTPKGSIESLTLSNATGNSADGGGRHQENLSRFSMPDLSKDSGVNVSEKSNMDTLNSSVQFRSSESIHSLNANQSYMEVNVPRSAPYQVKFCDPPSMGIGVGMTHLPPGFTYQEEDRISLVSSANAARLPPISERRVSGVAGREPSIRTDGPEDTPQRRRHHHHRQRRSRRSRSENALNLVAERRVRPQERPQLLRVQEDYDRFPPPRSARDQFGVRGGGRYQPQLFRQCPRTTSDLCLQNPAPARRTGLNQYSWDDYYDDDWCSTCSSSSESEDEGYFLGEPIPRPVQLRYLSSQELVHKYNNNTGNGGPNSNGQLHTRKRRKSKNCIIT; via the exons GTGCGCTACTGCAACAGCCTGGATGATGAGGAGAAGCGAGAACTGAAGCTCTTCAGTAATCAAAGGAAACGGGAGAACCTGGGTCGTGGTAACGTCCGTCCGTTCCCGGTGACGATGATGGGGGCAATCTGTGAGCAG TGCGGAGGGCAGATAAATGGTGGCGACATCGCTGTGTTTGCATCCCGAGCGGGTCACGCTGTGTGTTGGCACCCTGCCTGCTTTGTGTGCAGCACGTGTAAGGAGCTCCTGGTGGACCTCATCTACTTCCACCAGGACGGGAAGATTTACTGCGGCCGGCACCACGCTGAGCGACTGAAGCCGCGCTGCACGGCCTGCGACGAg ATCATCCTTGCGGATGAGTGCACAGAGGCAGAGGGTCGTCACTGGCACATGAAGCACTTCTGCTGTTTTGAGTGTGAGACGGTGCTGGGGGGCCAgcgttacatcatgaaggagggacGGCCCTACTGCTGCTCCTGCTTTGAGTCGCTCTACGCCGAGTACTGCGACTCCTGTGGGGATCATATCG GCATCGACCAAGGCCAGATGACGTATGATGGACAGCACTGGCACGCCACCGAGGGTTGTTTCTGCTGTGCCCGCTGCAAACGATCCCTGCTAGGTCGGCCCTTTCTGCCTAAACAGGGTCAAATCTTCTGCTCACGCTCGTGCAGTCTGGGTGAAGAGCCCAATGGCTCTGATTCTTCTGATTCAGCCTTCCAAAGTGCTCGCTCTACCAGAGAGTCCAGACGCAGCAGCAAAACTACAaagagtggaggaggaggagtgggtggGGGGCAGTCTGATAGGTATTCAGAAGAGGTGGACCCACTTTCCATACAAATGGATCTTCTGAGTCTCTCCAGCCAAACGCCCAGTTTAACTCGCGAGCCGCCCTCCTGGCAGAACCAGGAGCAGATGGGTGATGGTTACAGTTATTTATCACCATCTGATCCGATAGCCagtcccacccctctgcagctgctTAGCCAATGCAATGTCAGGAGTTCCTTTAACTCCACCTGCTCTGCACAGAACAATCAACAGCAAGATCACAGGACCAAAGAGAACGGCGGTTTGAAGCGACCCCGCCTCTCCGCTATGAAGGGCCACTCTTTGAATGAGATGTGGTTTCAGCCAGCTGTTCCAGAGGAGCACTACCCTCCCAAACTGAGGACCCAAAAGAGCGTCATCGAGGTGTCCCATTGCACTCAGCACCACaatggcttctcctcagacaagcGCTCCATTAGTCTGCACGGCATTCAGAAAGACCGAGATGGAGCCGCTCCGACAACTGCTCAGGTAGCAAGAAGCAGGAACCCTATCAGTGCACTTAACTTCCCCGACCAGCTGACCCCCCTTGAGCAGACCCCAAAAGGTTCCATAGAGTCCTTGACTTTGTCCAATGCTACAG gCAACTCAGCAGATGGTGGAGGAAGGCATCAGGAGAATCTCTCCCGTTTCTCCATGCCAGACCTGAGCAAAGACTCTGGAGTGAATGTGTCAGAGAAAAGCAACATGGATACACTCAACTCCTCTGTTCAGTTTCGTAGCTCCGAGTCTATTCACAGTCTCAATGCCAACCAGTCCTACATGGAGGTAAACGTCCCCAGGTCTGCGCCGTACCAGGTGAAGTTCTGTGACCCTCCTAGTATGGGGATTGGTGTGGGAATGACCCATCTACCCCCTGGCTTCACCTATCAGGAGGAGGATCGGATCAGTTTGGTTAGCAGCGCTAATGCTGCACGTCTGCCACCCATCAGTGAGCGCAGAGTGAGCGGTGTGGCTGGCAGGGAACCAAGCATCCGAACGGATGGTCCTGAAGACACACCTCAAAGGCGCCGGCACCACCATCACCGCCAGCGGCGATCCCGGCGATCTCGGTCTGAAAACGCTCTGAACTTAGTGGCCGAGCGACGGGTTCGACCTCAAGAGAGGCCGCAGCTGCTGCGTGTCCAAGAGGATTACGACCGTTTCCCACCACCGAGGAGTGCCAGGGACCAGTTTGGAGTCAGAGGAGGGGGTAGGTACCAGCCCCAGCTCTTCAGACAGTGCCCCAGGACCACTTCAGACCTGTGTCTGCAAAACCCAGCACCTGCCAGGCGCACTGGTTTGAACCAGTACTCCTGGGATGATTATTATGATGACGACTGGTGCTCCACGTGCTCGTCATCCTCCGAATCTGAAGATGAGGGCTACTTCCTGGGTGAACCCATCCCCAGACCTGTCCAGCTGCGCTACCTCAGCAGCCAGGAGCTGGTCCATAAGTACAACAACAACACGGGGAATGGAGGACCCAACAGTAACGGGCAGTTGCACACCCGCAAACGTAGAAAAAGCAAGAACTGTATTATCACTTAA